CAGCAAAAGCTCAGGAACTAGTCGATGAAATCATGACTCAGTTACCTATTATAACGAAAGAAGAAGACCTATCTATTAGTGGAGCAACAAAAGTGAGTGGAAGCTTTAGTAAACCTACTTCCTCAACCGACCCTAAAGAGCAATATTATTATATGCCTGTAGATATTGATGGTAAAACGGTTAGTTTTGGGAATGCAATAGGATACCACATTTACGTAAGAGTCTATTACAATAATGATGAATCTTACGTTGATTTAAAAGCCTTTACAAAAAAAGGCGGTGTTTTCTAAATGAAAAGTAAAAGTAGATGCGATGGGAACAAAGGATTTACTCTCGTAGAACTGCTTGTGGCACTAATGGTTTCTGGTATCATGATCGCAATGATGGCATCAGTTTTTCTGATGTCCCAGAAAATCTACACTCGTGGTGGGGATATCTCTTTTAAACAAAAGAGCATTACCAATGTGGAAACAGATTTGCAGAATGCATTATCAAAAGCGAAATCAGTCGTGATATTAGGTGAACCTGATATAAATGCAGATTTCAATATTGGATTTAATGCTAGCGGTCTATGTACTGAAGAATATTATAATAAGACTACGAAAACATTTGATAGCTATCAAATTGATCAAATATCTGAGATAACTTTAGAAGCAATGCAGAATGGCAATGTCTATTCCATGAATTATAAACTCTTTCCTAAAGTTGAGAAATCGTCGATGTCAACTTTAAGTGGTGCGATTATAATGAACAATATAAAAAACCCAGGGGTATTTGCATCTCCAGTAATATTGGATAAAAGTGCAGTGAATTATCTTGTTATCGAATTTGAAACGGGATCATAATTTTCCGTTCCTAAAATTATTTAGCTATGATACACTCTCGAAAAAAAGTAACAGGAGGAAACCAATGAAAAAAGTAGAAATATACGAGCCGGCCGGTTGTGCCAGCGGCGTTTGTGACCCGATGATTGAAGCCGATTTAATTCGGATTGAACACATGGTACAGGATTTGCGGGATCGTGGGGTATCGGTATCTCGTTATAATGTAATGGACGATATGCCAGCTTTTATGGCTAGTTTTGTGGTCAAAGAAGCGATTGCTACCAAAGGCATCGATTGTTTGCCGCTTACCGTTGTGGATGGCAAAATTGAGATGGCCGAAGAGTATCCAACCGATTTTGCTTTGGCTAAATGGGCAGGCTTACCCTGGAGCGATCTGGAAGTATATGCTGATCGGGAAAAACGCGAAAAAACAGTTTTATTTGGGTACAGTGATGTTGAAAAAAAGAGCGACTGCGATGATGAAGACTGCAACGGTGATTGTAGTTGTTGCGATTAAGTAAAATTATTCGTAAAAAAAGATGAAATGCGAAAGCATTTCTTTTTTTTAGGATAATTTACCACAAGAATTTATTATTGCGATTGTATTTTTATTAACAAGTGAAATATAGTAAACGAATTCAGTTGAAAACGGGAAAAAAACAGGGAAAAAGTGGGAACAGTCTGCAAATATTTATATTGAAAATGTTTGTATTTTACTCTGATAAAGTGATAGAATAATATGCAATGTGAAAAGAAGGAGAATTTAGTATGCAATTTGATCGAAAGCTTCAACTCGCAACGGATTTATACCAATTTACCATGGGAAATGTATACGTTCAAGACGGTAAGCAAAATGAAGTAGCTGTTTTTGATGTTTTTATTAGAAATAATCCCTTTGGAGGCGGATATACGGTTGTTGCCGGATTAGAGCAGGTGATTGATTACATTAACGGAATTCGCTTTACCAAAGAAGATACAACCTTGTTAAAGAAAAATCATCCCGAATTTTCGCAGGCCTTTTTAGATTATTTAGAAAATTTTAAATTTGAAGGCGAAATTTATGCCATGCCGGAGGGCAGCATTATTTTTCCGA
This is a stretch of genomic DNA from Acetobacterium woodii DSM 1030. It encodes these proteins:
- a CDS encoding type IV pilus modification PilV family protein is translated as MKQRLDNQRGVTLIETVVSVAIIAIIMVTILGALLYGQKMIVFTDTKNNAAAKAQELVDEIMTQLPIITKEEDLSISGATKVSGSFSKPTSSTDPKEQYYYMPVDIDGKTVSFGNAIGYHIYVRVYYNNDESYVDLKAFTKKGGVF
- a CDS encoding PilW family protein — protein: MKSKSRCDGNKGFTLVELLVALMVSGIMIAMMASVFLMSQKIYTRGGDISFKQKSITNVETDLQNALSKAKSVVILGEPDINADFNIGFNASGLCTEEYYNKTTKTFDSYQIDQISEITLEAMQNGNVYSMNYKLFPKVEKSSMSTLSGAIIMNNIKNPGVFASPVILDKSAVNYLVIEFETGS
- a CDS encoding arsenic metallochaperone ArsD family protein, which encodes MKKVEIYEPAGCASGVCDPMIEADLIRIEHMVQDLRDRGVSVSRYNVMDDMPAFMASFVVKEAIATKGIDCLPLTVVDGKIEMAEEYPTDFALAKWAGLPWSDLEVYADREKREKTVLFGYSDVEKKSDCDDEDCNGDCSCCD